From the genome of Rhinoraja longicauda isolate Sanriku21f unplaced genomic scaffold, sRhiLon1.1 Scf000055, whole genome shotgun sequence:
CCCGCGTgtaaccaaggaggtagatggtagtttccATATCACCCGATCTCTGACATACACCGGAACTATTACACTGCATTATTTCAACTCCTCCAGGCGTTAATTGTACAAGGCTTTGCAATGCATCAGGTTGTAGGTTAAATCAGTGATATCCAGTGCACACCTGGGGGAGAATATGTGCGCAATgccccacacactgctggcagGGTTCCTCACACACGGGAAAatcccacacactcctagatgggtcctgacacactgtgtaacctcacacactcctagatgggtcctgacacactgtgtaactccacacactcctagatgggtcctgacacactgtgtaaccccacacactcctagatgggtcctgacacactctaactccacacactcctacatgggtcctgacacactgtttaaccccacacactcctagatgggtcctgacacacactaactccacacactcctacatgggtcctgacacactgtgtaaccccacacattCCTCacagggtcctgacacactgaaaATATGTACATTTCTGAGAACATTCCCGAATGTCTACAATGTCGAGGATGAGGTTCCCTCCACCACAGTGGATAGAAACCTGAATGAATCGGATCTGTCTCTCACTCCCCTGCTCATGGGCAGGCCAAGTACCCCGTTACATTAGCTTCACTCTGTACCCGACAATCCTTCTCAATCAGTTGATGATTTTTCACAATTGTTGACAAGTCACAATAAGTTCTCACCTCTAGACacaacatccctccctccacatgTATGTTGAATGAATTGCTTCCTTCATGGCTCTCTGGCTTGTTCTTCCATGTCCAGCTTCCAATTCTAATGTCACTTCCCCATGGACACCACTCCTTTGCCCACTTTGCTTCCAAACATGCACGGGGCCGCTACTAGATGAAGCTACACTGCTTGCAGTTTTCAATGATGACTCGCCAATGACTGTCACTTCGGTcgtaccatctctctctctctctctctctctctctctctctctctctctctctctctctctctctctctccctctccctctccctctccctctccctctccctctccctctccctctccctctccctctccctctccctctctccctctccctctccctctccctctccctctccctctccctctccctctccctctccctctccctctccctccccctctccctccccctctccctccccctctccctccccctctccctccccctctccctccccctctccctccccctctccctccccctctccctccctctccctctccctctccctctccctctccctctccctctccctctccctctccctctccctctctctctctctctctctctctctctctctctctctctctctccctctctctctctctctctctctctctctctctctctctctctctctctctctctctctctctctctctctctctctctctctctctctctctctctctctctctctctctctctctctctctctctctctctctctctctctctctctctctctctctctctctctctctctctctctctcccgtgtcTGTAACCAGGTTTACCTCACTCCATTGAAATCCATCAGGTGTTCAGGAGCATTGAACTCATTCTTGTAATCGTGAATGTTGAGTTTTGAGTTGAACCATCTAACATTGTGTCCATTATCTGCCTATTCCCGTGCAAGATGTTCAACGTAAACACAAGGAGACTCTGCGAGCACAGACGGAAACACTGAGCGTCAACACGATCCTGATGAAGGAGAAGGTGAAGGTTTGCCAGCTGCTTGATCGATACGTTGAGCTCACAATAATCTCCACTGTTCGAGATCGGACACTGGTAGAACATGAGCTGCTGGCAAGAGGCCGGGACCATGaagaatggagagagaaatgTCTCCGGATAGAACTGGAAAAAATCAGGACAGATGAATTATTCCTCAGCAGCTTTTCCAGAAGTAAATCCCGTTCTGGGAGTTCAGCATCTGTGGCCGGAGTCCCGGGGATCGGAAAAACAACAATGGTGCAAAAGATTGTTAATGACTGGGCCACAGGGAAAATATATCAAGACTTCCTGtttgttttcagttttaaatTCCGAGATTTAAACACTATTAACTGCAGAGTGACCCTGAAGGAACTGATTCTGGATCAGTATCCTTACTTTAGGAATATCCTTGAAGGGGTCTGGAAGAACCCAGAGGGATTGCTGTTTATATTCGACGGTCTGGATGAATTCAAGGGCAGGATCGATTTTGCTGACAGTCGGAGAGACACAGAACCTCAGCACATGTGTCCAGATCCTGAGTGGTCGTGTGAAGTGTCtgacattgtgtacagtttaatCCAGCACAAGCTGCTGCCAGGGTGTTCAGTGCTAGTGACCACCCGCCCCACTGCGTTACATTTACTGGAAAAGGCAAAGATCAGTGTCACGGCTGAAATCCTGGGATTTGTTGGTGAGGAACGGAAAGAATATTTCACCAGGTGTTTTGAAGATCAGACGGTGGCAGCAGCTGTTTTCAAACACGTGGAGGAGAACGAGATCCTGTACACCATGAGCTACAACCCATCCTACTGCTGGATCCTCGCCCTGACActgggccccttcttcacacaAACACACCGGGACACGCAGCGAGTTCCCAAGACCATCACCCAACTATATTGTTACTTTATTTACAACATCCTGACAAACCACGGCCGTGAGATTGAGAGCCCCCGTGAGGTGTTACTGAGGGTTGGTCAGATGGCCTTCACTGGAGTGTCCGAgaagaacattgtgttcacagaTGGAGATTTGATCAAGTACAAACTGCAGCCTTCCCAGTTCCTGTCCGGGTTCCTGATGGAACTTTTGGAGAGAGAGGATTCAGCCCGGAGCGTGGTGTACACCTTTCCACACCTCACCATCCAAGAGTTTGTAGCTGCACTCGCACAATTCCTGACTGCAGATACCAGGAATACGCTGAAACTCCTGTCTGAAGCCCACAGCGCGACAGACGGCCGATTTGAGGTATTTCTCCGTTTTGTCGCTGGTCTCTCCTCCCCACGGTCAGCTCGGGTCCTGGAGGAGTTTCTGGGTCCATTTCCTCATCAAACAATCTGCCGAGTGATTGACTGGGTGAAGGAGGAGGTTAAACGCCAGGCTGGAAACACAGGGAAGGACGCTGGTAAACGGACCCTCCTGAACACGCTGCACTACCTGTTTGAGTCTCAGAATCCTGCACTTGCTCAGCAGACACTGGGATCTGTGGAAACACTTTCATTCCGTGGACAGGGTCTGACCCCGATTGACTGTGCGGTCCTGTCTCATGTCATCAGGCACTGTGATACAATCAAACATCTCAATCTGTGGGGCTGCCGCATTCAGTGTGAAGGTCTCCAGCGGCTGGGACCGGTTCTGCACAAGTGTCAGCACTTGGGGTAACTGTCCGTTTGACGATAACACTGACCTGTAAAATTGTTTCACTATTTTGTTCTTCCGTCCAACAACCTTTCTATGGGGCCGGCCGTCACTGTGCACGGCACCCCTCCTCTTTTACACTACCAAGATCGCCGGTGGTCTACTCCGTCCCCCCCCTCCATCGGGTCGCCGGTGTTCTACTCCGTCCCCCTCTCACCTGGGTCACCGGTGGTCGACACCGTCACCCCTCCACCAGGTTACCGGTGGTCGACTCCGTCCTCCCTCCCCCGAGTCACCGGTGGTCCACTCCGCCCAACCCCTCCCCTGGGTCACCCGTGGTCGTTTCTgttccccccttcaccctcctccctcccccgggtcgctggtggtcgattccgttcccccctccaccctcctccttcccccgggTTGCTGGTGGTCGACTacgttccccctcctccctcccccgggtCACTGGTGGTCGACTCCTTCCCGCCCTCATCCCTCCCACGGGTCGCTAGTGGTCGACTccgtcaccccctcctccctcccgcggGTCAGCGATAGTCGGCTCCGACTCCCTCTCCAGGGTTGCTGGTGGTCGACTccaccgccccccctcccccgagtCACCGATGGTAGCTGCCGTTCTCCCTCCCCCACGTCACGTGTGTTGCAGGCGTTCTCTGCACGGGGAATTTTTCCCAGTCGTCGGGAAATGATAAATAAATGGTAAAAGTCACCAAACACCACAACGACAGAGATTTATTCAACAATTTGCTGAGGCGCTTCCAGAAATATCAGTTTCGGAGAAGTTATCTCAGCCACGGGGTTTGTATCAGTTTGTTCCTTACTCTGTCTGTTTGTGTTTAGACTGGAATGCAACGACCTGGGTGATTCAGGAGTGAAACAGGTGTCTGCGGCTCTGGggaacccggactgtaaaatacagagactgcAGTAAGTTCCAGACTGTGagagattgtgtttacagtcactgggtgtctgacactgaacattaatatGATCAGTAATCGTGTCACTGATAAACACTGGGGATTTGCACCGTCTCGTGTCTCActgtgtccctcaccctcactctctctcatctccaggctggGCAGTGTCGGTCTCACAGACtctggagccgaggatctcgcctccgctctcagtacaaacACCTCACTGACGGAGCTGGAGCTGAGTGGGAATAATCTGGGAGATTCCGGAGTGAAACTGGTGTCTGCGGCGCTGGGGAACacggactgtaaaatacagagtctggggtaagtcccagactgtcagagattgtgtttacagtcactgggtgtctgacactgaacattaatatGATCAGTAATTGTGTCGCTGATAAACACTGGGGATTTGCACCGtctcgtgtctctctgtgtccctcaccctcactctctctcatctccaggctggACAGTGTCGGTCTCACACattctggagccgaggatctcgcctccgctctcagtacaaaccCCTCACTGACGGAGCTGGAGCTGAATGGGAATAATCTGGGAGATTCCGGAGTGAAACTGGTGTCTGTGGCGCTGGGGAACGCagactgtaaaatacagagactggggtaagtcccagactgtgagagattgtgtttacagtcacAGGGTGTCTGACACTGATCATTAATATGTTTAGTAAATGTGTCACTGATAAACACTGGGGATTTGCACCGtctcctgtctctctgtgtccctcaccctcactctctctcatctccaggctggACAGGGTCGGTCTCACAGattctggagccgaggatctcgtctccgctctcagtacaaaccCCTCACTGACGGAGCTGCACCTGATAAACAACTCCCTCACAGACCGATCTGTTCCCGGTCTCCGCCGCCTCATACTGACCCTCCCGTGTCTGGTGTGGATCAGGTGAGTGTTTGTGTAAATGTTTATTGTGATAAAATATCAGGGGATGTGCGGGCTTCTCCTGTGatttagttctgtgagtgttgttgaaaTATCAACCGCAGTCCCTGTTCCTGACACTGATGTTTAATCTGTTTATTTTGTCTTTATTCCTGGGCTTGTTTCAGCCTGTCGGTGAATAAGTTCAGTGCAGATGGACGGAACCAGCTGGAGTGTCTGCGAGGCATTAGACCCGGACTGAGAGTGGTCGTGTGAACATCTCGGGGTGTAAACGTCACCGCCCAGGGGACGGGAATATTGTTGTCCGATtccccgccctcccctttaaacggccgccctcccctttaaactgttgccctcccctttaaactgtcgCCCTCTCCTTTAAAAGGCCGTCCTTCCCTTTAATCGGCGTTTAAATCCGGTGCTTCCCCCCAGTGGGGGACCGGGGAATTGCATCTGGACCTGCAGGGTCTCGGGTGTGTCTTTCtttatcatagacaataggtgcaggaggaggccattcggcccttcgagcctgtacgcaccgccattcaatgtgatcaaggctgatcattctcaatcagtaccctgttcctgccttctccccataccccctcactccgctatccttaagagctctatcttgctctctctcttgaatggattcagagcattggcctccactgccttctgaggcagagaattaatcccacagattcacatctctctgagtgaaaaagtttttcctcatctcagttctaaatggccttattcttaaactgtggccccttgttctggactcctccaacattgggaacatgtttcctgcatctaacgtgtccaaccccttaataatcttatgcgtttcgataagatctcctctcaaccttctgtattccagtgtatactagcctagtcactccagtctttcaacatatgatagtcccgccattccgggaattaacctagtaaacctcaatagcaagaatatccctcaatagcaagaatatccttcctcaaatttggagaccaaaattgcacacagtactccaggtgcggtctcactagggccccgtacaactgcagaaggacctatttgctcctatactcaacctctcttgttatgaaggccaacatgccattggctttcttcactgcctgctgtacctgcatgcttcctttcagtgactaatgcactaggacacccagatctcgttgtacgtcccctgttcctaaattGAAATCATTCAGATACCCGAcctgacccgacctttgtgttctgggtcgtgtctccgttcctgctgcggcctaccatcggcccaactcctggagctggcggcctccagggctctggttcgcagagcccggggaccggactcaccatcagcggagccggccgtcgtcggaggctgcgggagcggctctgactcgccttaggctcgggccgctgcggaccgtctggcgcggcctgcaaccacaacaacctgaccgcgggagaggacggcaggagaagggaaaagacattgtggccttccatcacagtgaggagaggactggaggagactcactgtgatggatgttttcttgatggatgtttcttcttttgtgtgtttttggggttgtgtaattgtaatgcctattttgatgcttttgttgttggactctgggtgacataatttcgtccaatttggatgacaaataaagctatctatctatctattctataatactctgccttcctattcttaccaccaaagtggataacctcacacttatccacattaaactgcatctgccatgcatccgcccactcacacaacctgtccaagtcaccctgcaacctcatagcatcttcctcacagttcacactaccacccagctttgtatcatctgcaaatttgctaatgggacttttaatcccttcatccaagtcattaatgtatattgtaaatagctgcggtcccaacaccgagccttgcggtaccccactagatactgcctgccattctgaaagggacccatttatccccactctttgctttctgtctgtcaaccaattttctatccatgtcagtaccctacctccaataccatgtgctctaattttgcctactaatctcctaatgaaaacactcagccagaaaagaagacaaaatgaCTTGAAAATGacaatgtaactgatgcagccgTTTCacctgatgctgcatgtgaagaagacatttcaaaagatattgaaaaaatgTGATCTTCCGGACTGTTggacaaaaagaaagaatatcgctagctaattgttaaaaacagaaaactggGATGTTgtgtatgcagcaagtgtcatcttggacttgaacgaacacaaggaattcatttgtctcgtgagtggagcagtgttaatgtagtaggagtgagtgGTGACAAAGCTAAACAGTtcatgagtttaagaaaaaatatttttaagcacaaaaataatgaagctcatatcagaggccaaaaacagctgaaaaaaagcaattgaaaatgtagtgtatatgtcactgaaaaaggacgaagcaaaaacatgtggagtttttagaactgtatataatattgtacacaatggtaggccctacacagatatgtcttctgatattgaactgcaagaaagaaacggcatcgacttaAGGTACGTCCTACACTCACTCGTAAGTCATGTGTAGATGTTTCTAgccacatagggaaccagatgcgaaagacagtggcggaaaatataatttcaaaacaatctaaaattcTATTATGATagatgaatctactactattaatgggaaaactgttctagtagtctgcttgagatcagcagttggtgaatctacccaacctatatcattctagTTTGACTTAGAACttatgaaacttggtgcaaatgtaaaatctatatatgatggtTTCTAAGTTActtacaaagaggtggtttttcaatacaaTACCTAAacgaaaatgtgatatcacttggTGCATCAGTAATTttaggacgaaatgcaggggttgcaaaaaTATTTCTTGATAATTTCTCTAATGCAaatgtttggcactgtgccagtcacaggcttgaactcagtgtaggtgatgctataaatgaagttgcaggtttgaatcattttcagatattttgtgataaattgtattccttatatcataggtctcctaagaatcaggatgagttaactgcatgtgctgaggttcttcactgtcaactgttgaagattggtcgtgttttcagtgtgagatgggttgcttcgtcttaccgaactgcaaaggcaatgtggcagtcttataaagctatttgggagcattttggaaaagcacgctgtgatgcttcaagatctagtgcagagagagcaaagtacgaggggctgaataaagtattagagtcatcagctttcgtaaataatttgggcttgttgatggacagtttgctagagttgtctgaactgtcacttcaACTGCAGAActgaaattgtacacttagtaaagcacatgaggaaattaaacgaactgGTTCTTggatgtcaaatagagaagccagaaaatgttatactcaagtggagaaagcaacaagccagatgatatttaatggaataaatttgagagctggtaaagtacctactatacatagacaacagtttttgaggagtttggtcgaaaatatgaaatccaggctgcttgaatctacaacagcttctaatgataaatgtaaaaagttaattaacaagtcgaaatatttagatatgaacaatattccagaagattcactttttacctttggggataatgatgtagaattaatggcagaacaatttggcttaaatggtcggctttgtgtcagacccttcagagaattcaaggactctaaagggaagatagtttctgcagcttttcagcagctggtaacggctgtaaatacaattccggtatcgagagcagaatgtgaaagaagcttcagtggcatgaatttctgcatgtcatcacaacgtgcaagacttcaaactgatcatctctgaactcttctatttattgttggtgggacctcctctgtcaaaattcaaccccgaagaatatgtgagggaatggcttcttagtggcagaagacgtgttgaagaaacggcatgcagaaagaaagaggaggtgacagaaaaaaatggagattatataccattatggaacattttgtaatgtaaacagagagagagagagagagcgagagagatgccagaaagcagctatgacatataatacacaataaactatattataaatacactgcaggtccttctgaagttgtacagtcaagtcaattttatttgtatagcacatttaaaaacaacccacgttgaccaaagtgctgtacatctgattaggaagaaaaatgaaacatacagtagcatacaaacataacagcacatacaaaacagttcacagcgcctcctcaatgagcctcaaacgctgggaagtagaaataggtttttgagcctggacttaaaggagtcgatggagggggcagttctgatggggagagggatgctgttccagtcgAGGAGCTGCAacagcaaaagcgcggtcacccctgagcttaagcctagaccgcgggatagtgagtagccccaagtcggccgacctgagggacctggagttagagaggtgggttagaagatttttgatgtagcggGGGAATgtccgtttagggctttatatgtgaaaaggaggagcgttttggaccagttgcaggcgggacagggaagattggctgatcccagtgtatagggagttgtagtagtctaggcgggaggaaatgaaagcgtgaatgattttttcagtgtcgtggaattggaggaaaggtttgatttcagctatggtacgaagttggaagaagttggcttttaccacagcgttgacttgcttgtcaaattttaatgcagagtcaaatatcacgccgaggtttttgacatgcggtttgactaggcaggataggcttccaagactgcctgttgtcgatttgatggagtcggggggggggggggggggcgaataggatgacctcagacttgctctcgtttaattggaggaagttctgtgccatccaacattttatgtcctcaaggcagtgtaagaggctgtttaaattggactggttgttgggtttcagggggaggtaaagccgagtgtcatcggcatagcagtggaaagaaatgccgtgcctttgaatgatttggccaagggggagcatgtatagagagaagagaatggggcctaggatggagccttgtggaactccgcaggagaggctagctggagcagaggaataactgcctatgttgatggcgaaactcctatctttgaaatgaaccagctcagggcagtgccatcaatgccaaccgcgtaccggagacggtcaataatgatggtgtggtccactgtatcgaacgctgcgctgaggtcgagaaggagcaggattgcacagggccctagtgagaccgcacctggagtactgtgtgcagttttggtctccaaatttgagcaaggatattcttgctattgagggcgtgcagcttaggtttactaggttaattcccggaatggcgggactgtcatatgttgaaagactggagcgactaggcttgtttacactggaatttagaaggatgagaggagatcttatcgaaacatataagattattaaggacacgttagaggcaggaaacatgttcccaatgttgggggagtccggaaccaggggccacagtttaaaaataagcggtaggccattgagaacggagatgaggaaaaacctttttcagtcagatagttgtaaatctgtggaattctctgcctcagaaggcagtggaggccaattctctgaatgctagatagagcttttatggatagcggcgtcagggggtaaggggagagggcaggaacggggtactgattgtggatgatcagccatgatcacattgaatggcggtgctggctcgaagggccaaatggcctcctcctgcacctattgtctattgtccaaacaagttatgcattcttgtactcttacatgggtatgaccgcacagAACAAaaatccccccttccttcccaacctcagcctcacagACCTTAGAAGTACCCCTAGTTTCTAAAACTGTTTCCATCACTGACCCCCGGCAACCCTCCCGATCAACTCCCCTAGCGACACCCCCTAGCAACCCTCCCTAGCAACCCCTCCTAGCAACACCACCTGGCAACCCCCCTAACAAAACCCCTCCCCCATAGCAACCCCCCAGCAACCCTTCCCCCCCTAGCAACCGCACCTAGCAAACCCCCTAGCTAATCCCCTCCCCATTAGcaacccacctagcaacccccccagCAACCCCACAGAGCAGAACCCCTCCCACTAGCAACCCTCCCTAGCAAAACCACTCACCCCCtagcaacccctcccccctagcaacccAACCTTGCAAAGCCACTCCCACCacgcaaccccacctagcaaccactCCCCCTTAGAAACCCCCCTAGCAATCCCACATAGCAGCCCCCCCTAGCAAAATCCCTCCACCCCCTAGCAATCCCCCTTAGTGTCCCCCTAGCAAATCCCCTCCCCCCAGCGACCCCCCCCAAGAAAACCCCCCtagccaacccccccccccagcaacacCCCCCTAACAAAaaaggacacatcagcaacatcacgaggggagaccacgGTCCAcacccattagcagacacttccaacagcatgtGATCCATTCCCTTGAGACCATAGGCctgaacccaatggcctgaacctggcgtaaactcaaacttagggtggaacctgactgacccctaaaaatcgacagaagggcaagtaaAAAGACGaattgatttggacaagggtgaggaGACCGTGAGCCAGACttaagtggcagtatatggtgaaaaggaatctccagggggagatcattaagcaccagagggcattttggcccactgtccgataaatcacaacctaacccacCCCCCCTATCAACCCCCCTTGCAAAACCtctccccctagcaaccccccatagcaaccccacctagcaacaccCCCTTAGCAAAACCCTTCCCACCCTAGCAACCCCCTATCAAGCCCCCTTGCAAAACACCTCCCCCCTagaaaccccacctagcaaccaacTCTAGCAAAAAAAACCCTACCCCCAGCAGCCCCACCTAACAAATCCCCTCCCCTAGCAACCACCCCTAACAACCCCGCCTAGCAACCCTCCTAGCAACCCCACCAAGGAAAACTCCTCCCCCTTGCAACCCCACCTAACAACCCCACttagcaaacccccccccccagcaaccaCTCCCGCTTATCAACCCCTCGCCACCTAGCAACTCCCTAGCAACCGCTCCCCTTAGCAACCGCTCCCTAGCAACCCCTCCCCCTTAGCAACCCCTGAGCAACCTCCCCCTAGCAACCCTCCCTAACAACCCCCCGTAGAAATCCccgctagcaaccccacctatcaaaacccctccccccgagcaaccccacctagcaaccccctagcaaccccaactAGCAACCCCAACTAGCAAAACCGAACGCTAACCCTTTTGTGACGTGGGGTCGGAggaaagattacccttcacccTACGCACAGGA
Proteins encoded in this window:
- the LOC144612520 gene encoding NACHT, LRR and PYD domains-containing protein 3-like, which produces MESRTSMECEPAEEEREQCQPRGSGIGDVVHGPGTDPSGEIHHDRELLNKESSSLIQGEEQQNMVIPIHTLAEDGNRTAAPVTPTTSTDRDLTPTLSELLTQWNEYQLFQLTKFYRERLKQAIEEGVESLSFMMRPEGHFTKQEHVNITELAVKGNRSDCSTLFLSLVMEKGNRPRRVMWESFVKMQNELPKLDKILKEIQKLGPDPQEYMNIASGLSELSSHMEDVQRKHKETLRAQTETLSVNTILMKEKVKVCQLLDRYVELTIISTVRDRTLVEHELLARGRDHEEWREKCLRIELEKIRTDELFLSSFSRSKSRSGSSASVAGVPGIGKTTMVQKIVNDWATGKIYQDFLFVFSFKFRDLNTINCRVTLKELILDQYPYFRNILEGVWKNPEGLLFIFDGLDEFKGRIDFADSRRDTEPQHMCPDPEWSCEVSDIVYSLIQHKLLPGCSVLVTTRPTALHLLEKAKISVTAEILGFVGEERKEYFTRCFEDQTVAAAVFKHVEENEILYTMSYNPSYCWILALTLGPFFTQTHRDTQRVPKTITQLYCYFIYNILTNHGREIESPREVLLRVGQMAFTGVSEKNIVFTDGDLIKYKLQPSQFLSGFLMELLEREDSARSVVYTFPHLTIQEFVAALAQFLTADTRNTLKLLSEAHSATDGRFEVFLRFVAGLSSPRSARVLEEFLGPFPHQTICRVIDWVKEEVKRQAGNTGKDAGKRTLLNTLHYLFESQNPALAQQTLGSVETLSFRGQGLTPIDCAVLSHVIRHCDTIKHLNLWGCRIQCEGLQRLGPVLHKCQHLGLECNDLGDSGVKQVSAALGNPDCKIQRLQLGSVGLTDSGAEDLASALSTNTSLTELELSGNNLGDSGVKLVSAALGNTDCKIQSLGLDSVGLTHSGAEDLASALSTNPSLTELELNGNNLGDSGVKLVSVALGNADCKIQRLGLDRVGLTDSGAEDLVSALSTNPSLTELHLINNSLTDRSVPGLRRLILTLPCLVWISLSVNKFSADGRNQLECLRGIRPGLRVVV